The Myripristis murdjan chromosome 8, fMyrMur1.1, whole genome shotgun sequence genomic sequence AGACATCTTCACAACTTTATATCACAAAAAGTGCATCTGTTGCTTCTAGTTTGGAAGATTTTACAAATATTTGCTTTAACAGGACCACACCTGTGTACAATATTAAacataaactttattttatttgcaattaGAGATTGATAAGgtaacagaaacacagtttcccattgttttctattttaataTACCCACTTATATTTACAAATGGCAGTTGTGATATGCCCAAGATGATTTCTAACAAAATCATAAGTACACTTTCAAGCCAATGTAGAGACCCAATTAATAGTTTAAAAATAGTGGAGTTTTGAGGCATTACCTTTACTGCAGTAAACTTCCACCTAGTTCCATCCCACTCACGTGATTAACCCTTGTACTGCCTTCATCTCCGGGTCCCACTGACCCGCTCCCTTTCTGCTCTGGGTCCCACTGACGCGGACATGAAGGCAGCACGAGGGTTCTTAATCTCATTACttcatcaaatcaaattaaaagaaaaaaaatctcatctagAAAATCTTCTATTTATCATTTACATAAAAAGTCTATTACAGTTGAAAGGTTCATGAGAAGACTGTCCACAACAAGACACAGGAAGAAACACTCTCTGCACTTCAAACTATATATTTGTAAATAGGCAACATGCTTACATCGGCAACATCACCTCATCAATAACCAAACTGATGTTcaccacacagaaacatgttaCAATGTGAAGTACGATACCACATATTGTGAAAATCGACTTGGAAAAATTGTGACACCTCCTGAACAGTTACTTGTTATGaatgcagaaaacaaagtgTGTACTACAATAAACTTCACCGATGTCTAACAATATAATTCCAATAAAGAATGACAAATGTTGAGTTGCTGGCCAGAGCATTAACTTACATGTATCagatgatcaaagtgacaaggGAACATAAACCTGAATTTGAGCCAAACAGGAGCAACAAGAATTTCTCTCTTGCAGCAGCTAAGTGTTCTCTCCTGTGTGCTCtttcatgtgtgtatttaagttACCTTTGTGTGTATACCTTTTACCACAAATTAGGCATCTAATaattttctctcctgtgtggactctcatgtgtgAATTTAAGCTACGTTTATGTTTAAAACTTATACCACAAattgagcagctgaaaggtttctctcctgtgtggactctcatgtgtgtatttaagccagatttcattaaaaaatgtttaccaCAAATTGAGCACCggaaaggtttctctcctgtgtggacactCTTGTGTGCAATTAATCCAGTTTTTGTTCTAAAACATTTACCACAAATTGAGCAGCtaaaaggtttctctcctgtatgAACACTTTCGTGTGTATTTAAGCCAAGTTTAGTTCTAAAATGTTTACCACAAATTGTGCAGatgaaaggtttctctcctgtgtggacactcatgtgtgtatttaagttACCtttctgtttaaaatgtttaccACAAATTGAGCAGCTAAAaggtctctctcctgtgtggattatCATATGAGTGTTTAATTGACCTTTCCATGTAAATTTCTtagcacagactgagcagctgaaaggtttctctcctgtgtggactctcatgtgtctgtttaagCAAAATTTATGTGTAAATCTCTtagcacagactgagcagctgaatggtttgTCTCTCTTCACAGAACAGGAAGATGGCTTCTCTCCAGCCTCAGATCTGTCATGGCTGAAAAGGACTTCACTCACTGAGGCTAAACCTGACTGAGGCTCTCCAGTCTCCTCCAAGTCatcttcactgtcttcagtctcAGGTTCAGAGGAGTGTGAAGAGAGCAGCTGGCCATCACTACTTGCTTGTAAATCCTCTTCATCAGCTTCtgtttcagtggagctgctggccggaggctctgcctctctgttctccacagtttgactttgatgaagctgtgaggacTGAGCtctctcttcatcatcttcactcttcacagggGCAGGAGTGAATGGGATATCTTTGGTGATGTTGAGCTCCTCCTGATCCTCTTTAATGTGggggggctctggctcctcctgctTCACACTGGGGCTgcgctcctgctgctcagggggaacctcttctttactcaccagcagctgctgaggcaacactgaaacacacacacacataaataaaggaTAACCATGCTTGGaagttctccccgcttgcagtaaccatagcagcaaagacgccccaggattcattgtgagtcgagcatggcagaccagacgcctatacgcatACTGCTGTCCCCcacggctgagtgtcgcattacgtaagagagtggaatacgccgaaacacgggaatatggCAAGTAACATGAAaacagttgccgcagcgcagttaccttgaccggaatattgacccgaaccggaatatggtgtgcatatTTTTGTACATTGTTTTGTACATGTTGCACTTTTAAAGGAGTAGCTCTCCTATATCATTGTACAGAAAtgcataatgataataaaggctATTCTATTAAAATTCTTCTAAAATTTGATTATTGTAGCCGAAGCAGGGTGAGGTCTTAGCCCACAACATTGAGGGTATTAGTGAGTTTTTCCAACAGAGCCTGTCTCTACAGTGAGAGGAGCCAAAACTCCTCTCACTGTTGCGAAACGCAACAACAGCAGAGGGACCAATATGGCGACTGGAGATTAAATCTGTAAATGATCTGACACAACGGAGATGGCTGACAAGACAGTCACATCAAAAACAGCTTTCCCTTTAAACAAGACCAGATCAAGGATATTACCATTACAGTCAGTTGACTCTTGAACACACTGAGCAAATCCAAAAGTATCAATAAGATTTAAGAATGCTTTACTAAGTGGATCATTAGCCTTATTTAGATGGATAGTAAAATTTCCAATAATCAAGATCTGGTCCGAGTGGGTAACTAAACCTGAAATAAATTCTCCAAATTCCATCAGTTTCCTATCACTAGTGTGCATTGCTCCACTCTGTC encodes the following:
- the LOC115363939 gene encoding gastrula zinc finger protein XlCGF57.1-like isoform X2, with the translated sequence MCDVQELTCLVQQHQAAATRDILELFERTLAAHKEQLQQLRVENERQRKRLDALLQPQVRLERAVLPQQLLVSKEEVPPEQQERSPSVKQEEPEPPHIKEDQEELNITKDIPFTPAPVKSEDDEERAQSSQLHQSQTVENREAEPPASSSTETEADEEDLQASSDGQLLSSHSSEPETEDSEDDLEETGEPQSGLASVSEVLFSHDRSEAGEKPSSCSVKRDKPFSCSVCAKRFTHKFCLNRHMRVHTGEKPFSCSVCAKKFTWKGQLNTHMIIHTGERPFSCSICGKHFKQKGNLNTHMSVHTGEKPFICTICGKHFRTKLGLNTHESVHTGEKPFSCSICGKCFRTKTGLIAHKSVHTGEKPFRCSICGKHFLMKSGLNTHMRVHTGEKPFSCSICGISFKHKRSLNSHMRVHTGEKIIRCLICGKRYTHKGNLNTHMKEHTGENT